In a single window of the Anguilla rostrata isolate EN2019 chromosome 6, ASM1855537v3, whole genome shotgun sequence genome:
- the LOC135257969 gene encoding uncharacterized protein LOC135257969 codes for MASANDTQELEDLPASFKSAVWEYFGFPVNYDSNGERVVDRTRMLLCDVDGSIFIPSTHVRNLGIILDPTLSFLPHINQITKTAFFHLRNISRLRPSLSFSAAETLIHAFITSRLDYYNSILHAITTKVLNKLQYIQNTAARLLTSTRSRDHISPVLQDLHWLPVKQRIEFKILLTTYKALNNLAPPYLSDLLHHHVPSRSLRASNANLLQTPRTKRRTWGDRAFSVAAPSLWNTLPNHIKDAPNLPSFKTALKTHLFRLAFPS; via the exons ATGGCGAGTGCAAATGACACACAGGAGCTAGAAGACCTGCCTGCTTCTTTCAAATCAGCTGTGTGGGAATATTTCGGGTTCCCAGTGAACTATGACAGCAATGGAGAGCGAGTGGTGGATCGGACAAGGATG CTATTGTGCGATGTCGACGGCTCCATTTTCATCCCCTCCACCCATGTCCGCAACCTCGGAATCATCCTCGACCCCACCCTCTCATTTCTGCCCCACATAAACCAGATCACAAAAACTGCCTTTTTCCACCTAAGGAATATTTCCCGCCTCCggccctctctgtctttctccgcTGCTGAAACACTCATTCACGCATTTATTACATCCAGGCTTGACTACTACAATAGCATCCTCCATGCCATCACCACTAAAGTTCTCAATAAACTCCaatacatacaaaacacagCTGCCCGCTTGCTCACCAGTACCCGCTCCAGAGACCACATCTCACCTGTCCTCCAAGACCTTCACTGGCTCCCGGTCAAACAAAGAATTGAGTTCAAAATACTCCTCACCACCTACAAGGCCCTCAACAACCTAGCTCCCCcctacctctctgacctccTCCACCATCATGTCCCCTCCCGATCCCTTAGGGCCAGTAATGCCAACCTCCTGCAAACCCCCAGAACCAAGCGCCGAACCTGGGGTGATAGGGCCTTTTCAGTTGCTGCCCCCTCCCTATGGAACACACTCCCTAACCACATCAAAGATGCCCCCAACCTCCCATCCTTCAAAACGGCCCTCaaaacccacctcttcagacttgCTTTCCCCagctaa